A window of the Acidovorax sp. YS12 genome harbors these coding sequences:
- a CDS encoding iron ABC transporter permease, with product MPGGDAANGVPAVPAAPLRAAGQRLRRMAPLPLLALCVAAIAVVSLGLGHYPLSPGQVLDVLWAAVTGAASGLPPMAEKVVLIVRLPRVLGAMLVGAGLAAAGAVYQTLFRNPLASPAILGVSAGAGFGAALAMLVQAGSLAIQGAAFAGGVVAVGAAVFIAGRMGQGSALVLVLAGMVVSALFQALTSALKYMADPLNTLPAIVFWLLGGLGRVTAVDLAWAAPFALAGMAALYLLRWPTQVLEAGDDEARTLGIPVRGLRALLIVAATLVTAAVVSISGVVGWVGLLVPHLARLLVGQAYAVLLPASMLMGAGYLLLVDDLCRSAFASELPLGIVTAVLGAPVFVAVLLKARRQWS from the coding sequence ATGCCGGGAGGAGACGCCGCCAATGGAGTGCCAGCGGTGCCGGCGGCACCGCTGCGCGCCGCCGGGCAGCGGCTACGCCGCATGGCGCCCCTGCCGCTGTTGGCCCTGTGCGTGGCGGCCATTGCCGTCGTGTCCCTGGGGCTGGGGCACTATCCGCTCTCGCCCGGCCAGGTGCTGGACGTGCTCTGGGCCGCTGTTACGGGCGCGGCCTCGGGCCTGCCGCCCATGGCGGAAAAAGTAGTGCTGATCGTGCGCCTGCCCCGCGTGCTGGGCGCCATGCTGGTGGGTGCGGGCCTGGCCGCTGCAGGCGCGGTGTACCAGACCCTGTTCCGCAATCCCCTGGCTTCGCCGGCCATCCTGGGCGTCTCTGCCGGGGCCGGGTTTGGCGCGGCCCTGGCCATGCTTGTGCAGGCGGGCTCGCTTGCCATCCAGGGGGCGGCGTTCGCGGGCGGCGTGGTGGCGGTGGGGGCGGCCGTGTTCATCGCCGGGCGCATGGGGCAGGGCTCGGCCCTGGTCCTGGTGCTGGCCGGGATGGTGGTGTCCGCCCTGTTCCAGGCGCTCACCTCGGCCCTCAAGTACATGGCCGACCCGCTCAACACGCTGCCTGCCATCGTGTTCTGGCTGCTGGGCGGCCTGGGCCGGGTGACGGCGGTGGACCTGGCCTGGGCCGCGCCCTTCGCGCTGGCGGGCATGGCGGCGCTGTACCTGCTGCGCTGGCCGACCCAGGTGCTCGAAGCAGGGGACGACGAGGCGCGCACCCTGGGCATTCCCGTGCGCGGCCTGCGCGCGCTGCTGATCGTTGCGGCCACGCTGGTTACGGCGGCGGTCGTCAGCATTTCCGGCGTCGTGGGCTGGGTCGGCCTGCTGGTGCCGCACCTGGCGCGGCTGCTGGTGGGGCAGGCGTATGCGGTGCTGCTGCCTGCCTCCATGCTGATGGGCGCGGGCTATCTGCTGCTGGTGGATGACTTGTGCCGCAGCGCCTTTGCCTCCGAATTGCCGCTGGGCATCGTGACGGCGGTGCTGGGTGCGCCGGTGTTCGTGGCGGTGCTGCTCAAGGCGAGGCGTCAATGGTCCTGA